One genomic region from Homalodisca vitripennis isolate AUS2020 unplaced genomic scaffold, UT_GWSS_2.1 ScUCBcl_757;HRSCAF=3422, whole genome shotgun sequence encodes:
- the LOC124370972 gene encoding uncharacterized protein LOC124370972 has product MIHAGSEAGFVPNALTMWKASSHSGDYHDNVNTESMMKWMREKLLPNIPPRSVIVVDNAPYHNVQKDKAPTSKSKKQLMKDWLSKHQIPFSDDLLVPELYRVILLNKPRFVRYELDELVTSSGGHVVLRLPPYHPDLNPIELIWAEVKNYVASRNIQCSFSSIKSLAEEKFSLIGAEEWARKCEHVKKIENDYASAEPQIDNLVESKIISLGSSDSESSENAPDDLSGIEDLGDLSGIEDLD; this is encoded by the coding sequence ATGATACACGCAGGAAGTGAAGCTGGTTTTGTTCCCAATGCATTGACAATGTGGAAGGCATCGAGTCATTCGGGTGATTACCACGATAACGTGAATACGGAATCAATGATGAAATGGATGAGAGAAAAACTTCTGCCTAACATACCACCAAGATcagttattgttgttgataaCGCCCCCTATCACAATGTACAAAAAGACAAAgcacctacttcaaaaagtaagaaacaattgATGAAAGATTGGCTTTCTAAACATCAAATACCTTTTTCGGATGATTTGCTAGTCCCGGAGCTGTACAGGGTTATTCTCCTAAATAAACCGAGATTTGTTAGGTATGAGCTTGATGAACTAGTGACCAGCAGTGGAGGACATGTTGTGCTTCGGCTCCCACCATACCACCCGGACTTAAACCCTATTGAACTCATTTGGGCTGAAGTGAAAAACTACGTAGCCAGTAGAAATATTCAGTGcagtttttcaagtattaagtctttagcggaagaaaagttttcactTATAGGTGCAGAGGAATGGGCCAGAAAGTGCGAACacgtgaaaaaaattgaaaatgattatgcTTCAGCTGAGCCCCAAATCGACAATCTCGTGGAATCAAAGATCATTTCACTCGGCAGCAGTGACAGTGAAAGCAGTGAAAACGCGCCAGATGACTTGAGCGGCATTGAAGACTTGGGTGATTTGAGCGGCATTGAAGATTTGGATTGA
- the LOC124370970 gene encoding zinc finger BED domain-containing protein 4-like: MSVCKKMQKEPFKPVIQNIINELLHGLEKRMENVEHSKTIALATLLDPRFKLAVFKDETAKQLIKKTCTELLAAIWTETHGKPCTADDEEIGNTQNKDGNVDSAKFSVWEDVDNIIAKEKPTGTKTSAAIVELNRYLDDSYLGRKKDPMGWWKENQHVYPIMSKLVKLKFNVMATSVPCERLFSKAGNFLTERRSRLSSKRAEQLLFLNGNLNLLQ, translated from the exons ATGTCCGtgtgtaaaaaaatgcaaaaggagccattcaaaccagttattcaaaatattattaatgaactgCTGCATGGTCTCGAGAAACGCATGGAAAATGTTGAACACAGCAAAACAATAGCACTTGCTACTCTTTTAGATCCCAGATTCAAACTTGCTGTCTTCAAAGACGAAACTGCAAAGCAATTGATCAAAAAAACATGTACAGAACTTTTAGCTGCAATCTGGACAGAGACACATGGCAAACCTTGCACAGCAGATGATGAAGAAATTGGTAACACTCAAAACAAAGATGGCAACGTAGATTCCGCAAAATTTTCCGTCTGGGAGGACGTTGACAACATAATTGCCAAGGAGAAACCTACAG GTACGAAGACCTCCGCTGCAATTGTCGAGTTGAACCGGTACTTAGATGACAGCTATCTAGGACGGAAAAAAGATCCTATGGGCTGGTGGAAAGAGAATCAACATGTATACCCTATTATGAGCAAAttggtgaaattaaaatttaacgtcATGGCTACATCCGTCCCATGTGAACGACTTTTTTCTAAAGCAGGAAATTTTTTGACAGAACGCCGATCAAGACTGAGTTCAAAACGAGCAGAGCAGTTGCTGTTTTTGAATGGAAATCTAAATCTTCTACAGTAA